One Phaseolus vulgaris cultivar G19833 chromosome 2, P. vulgaris v2.0, whole genome shotgun sequence DNA window includes the following coding sequences:
- the LOC137810086 gene encoding protein IRX15-LIKE-like, whose translation MVIVGSLSMIFSLHTLPYSNLNQTFSPRAQNLQLYHTKATHIFHSKPLHPSNMKNTTSNTKFILLHPYIQKQGSSNRLWLLAFISFFTLAFLATLIYTRDTTSSTTATTSFAPLSTFTNTPLPSSVINTLLHYASKSNDTYHMSHSDLKTISDVLRKCPSPCNFLVFGLTPETLLWKALNHNGRTVFIDENRYYAAYFEEKHPEIDAYDVQYTTKRSEMKELIASAKEQAGNECRPVQNLLFSECKLGLNDLPNHVYEVDWDVILVDGPRGDWPDAPGRMSPIFTAGVLARSKKSGNPKTHVFVHDFSGKVERVCGNEFLCKENLVETTHSLGHYMLEKMDESSVKYCKNHNHSSGSASSS comes from the coding sequence ATGGTCATTGTAGGGTCACTCTCAATGATATTTTCCCTTCACACTCTCCCTTATTCTAATTTAAATCAAACCTTCTCCCCCAGAGCTCAGAATCTGCAGCTCTACCACACCAAAGCAAcacatatttttcattcaaaacCTCTTCACCCCTCCAACATGAAGAACACTACCAGCAACACAAAGTTCATCCTCCTCCACCCATATATCCAGAAACAAGGAAGCTCCAACCGCCTATGGCTTCTAGCTTTCATATCTTTCTTCACCCTGGCCTTCCTTGCCACGCTCATTTACACCAGAGACACAACCTCATCCACCACTGCCACCACCTCTTTCGCCCCTTTATCTACTTTCACCAACACCCCGTTGCCTTCCTCCGTCATCAACACCCTCCTCCACTACGCCTCAAAATCCAATGACACGTACCACATGTCCCACTCGGATCTCAAAACCATCTCTGACGTGCTCCGAAAGTGCCCATCACCATGCAACTTCCTCGTCTTCGGCCTCACCCCAGAGACCCTCCTCTGGAAAGCCCTCAACCACAACGGAAGAACGGTTTTCATCGACGAAAACCGGTACTACGCCGCATACTTCGAAGAAAAGCACCCCGAAATCGATGCCTACGACGTGCAATACACGACCAAAAGGAGCGAGATGAAGGAGCTGATAGCTTCGGCCAAAGAACAGGCGGGAAACGAGTGCAGGCCAGTGCAGAATCTTCTGTTTTCGGAGTGCAAGTTAGGACTGAACGATCTTCCCAACCACGTCTATGAAGTGGATTGGGATGTGATATTGGTGGACGGTCCAAGAGGTGACTGGCCGGACGCTCCCGGCAGAATGTCGCCTATCTTCACCGCCGGCGTGCTTGCCCGGAGCAAGAAGAGTGGGAACCCGAAGACGCATGTGTTTGTGCATGACTTCTCAGGGAAAGTGGAAAGGGTTTGTGGGAACGAGTTTCTGTGCAAGGAAAATTTGGTGGAGACAACGCACTCTTTGGGACACTATATGCTGGAAAAAATGGACGAAAGTAGCGTCAAGTATTGTAAGAATCATAACCACTCATCAGGCTCTGCTTCTTCGTCTTAG